The nucleotide window GGATATAATTCCTCTTGCTCAATACTTCATAAGGAAGTTCTCTAAAGAATTTAAACTTCCACTAAAAGAGCTTTCGTCCAAAGCTAGAGATTGGCTCTTAAACTATTCCTTTCCGGGAAATGTAAGAGAGCTTGAAAATATGATTCTACGTGCAATGATTCTTTCTCCAGTTGATGTCATAGATGTTGAAGATCTAAAACCAAATTTAAATGCGAAACCTTCCTTTTCCATCGATGAGGCTATAAGAAGTTGGATAAAGTCTTTGAAAAACGAAAGAAACCTTTACGATATCGTTATCAAAAAAGTGGAAAAAATCCTAATTTCTGAAACTTTAAAGAAATGCGATTACAATCAAGTTAAAGCCGCGAAGGTGCTTGGTATCCATAGAAATACCTTAAGAAAGAAAATTAAGGAGTTAGGAATTGAAAGATGAAAATTAATTTTCCTCTATCAGTTTTAATTATATTATCCTTATAATAAGGATACAATATTATGTTAGATAAGCATTGACTAACCTAAGCATATGACCTATTATTAATCCTTAGCAGGTTAGAAACATGAGGAGATGCGAAATATTGGATAAAGTTAAAAGGCAAGTAATACTTTGTCAGGATGGGTCTCCGTTCGTCCCACAGTATCCGGGTGGGATAAACGTTGCAAGATGTAATGGATGTGGCGAGTGTGTAAAGGTTTGTTCTCAAAACTGCATAGAACTTCAAGAAATTAAAGGAAAGAAAGTAGCAGTTATTGTTTCTCTGGAATACTGTATTGGCGATGGAATGTGTAAACTCGTCTGTCCAAACGATGCTTTCTTGTGAGGCTTTAACTGTTCCTCCAGTTTGGAGGACTTAGAAATTAAAGAAGAAGATCTTCTTTCGGATGAGAATGGAAATTATGCTTATCTAACTTTTGGAGGGCATCTTTATACTCCAAGTTTCCTGCAAGCAATCGATGTTAAAAGTTGTGAGAAGTGTGAAAAATGTTTAGACATGTGTGAAACCAGAGACCTTGACAATGAAGGGAATATAATTCCTGCTTTTCCGGAACTTTGCAATGGTTGCAGACACTGTGTCCATGTGTGTTCATCAAAAAGTATAAAAGCTTCCCCAATTCCCTTGGAAGAAATGATAAAGCGCGTGAGAAAAAGGAAACTAACTACAGATGTTAAACCTTAGCGCCGTAACTTCTATAATCTTGATGATGTCTGGATGATCCTGCAAGAAACGTTTCAAACTCTTTAAAGATAAAGGCTTCTTCGGCTTAACCATAATTTCCAAACATTTAGGGTTCTTAATGAAGCTAATTAACGGATAGGCAATTCTTTCTCTAAAAACTGGATTATTTTCTGCGTTCTTTTCTATAGCTGTGATAAATCTCTCTTTTAGTTCTTCAGGAGTCTTTCCTTCCTGTCTTGCTTCATATTCTAGAAAAGTTCTTAGAAGACCTAAATCTTTATACTTTAGCGATAAATAAGCAAGTTCTATTTTTCCAATCAAGTATCTGTTAAGGGTTTTTCCTTTTAAAAATTTTTCCAATCTTTCTCTGGTTAAGTTTTTCAGAGAAACGGATAATTGAAAATTAGCAAGATTTTCAAGGTGGGTTGTAAGATACGAGAAGAAAATGTCATCTTCAAACAAATAGCCTGCCTGGAAGTCAACTTCTAAAAGATTTTCGGAAAGCCCTAAGGTTTTTAGAAGTCCAGAAACAACAGGAAAGCCGGGAGGAATTATTAAACCTTCAACATTAACTTTTAGACTTTCTGGAAGTTCTTTCTTTCTCGCAAATAGTGGTAAATCAATGGTGATTCTCCTTACAAAAAGATCTATACCAAATTCCGAGGTTTTTAGATTCTTGATAACAATTTCATTGGAAAGTAGGTAATAATTTAAATCACTATAGGAAACCTTTATAGGCAACGTGGAAATTTTTGCATCAAGCTTTTCTTTTATCTTACTTTCAACAAAACTTTCTAAAGCTAAATAGGAAGAAAGGAGAGTAAGAAGAAAAAAAAGAAAAGTAAAAATCCACCTTGTCATCTTTTTTACCTTAACTCCTTGCTGATTTTATGAACAGTATCTACCAAGAACTTTGCTTTTTTAGGATCTGTAGGTGGCAGGATTCCGTGTCCAAGGTTAAATATGTGTCCTTTAGCTTTTAAACCCTCTTGCAGTATCTTTCTAACTTTTTCCTCGATAGTTTTTTCATCTGCAAAGAGAGCTACTGGATCGAGATTTCCTTGAATTGATTTATCAATCTTAGAAAGTACAAAGGAGATTTCCGTTTTCCAATCAAGCCCAATTACATCAACGTTTAGTTTGTTGTTTACTTCTAAAAGGTGGGCTGCATTAACTCCAAAGTGAATTATAGGAGTCTCTGGATGTCTTTTCTTTAATTCATTAACAATTCTTTCTGTATATGGAAAAACAAACTTTTCATAATCTTCTTTTGAAAGAACTCCCATCCAAGAGTCAAATATTTGAATTAAATCAACGCCAGCTTTGATTTGAGAAGAAAGGTACTCTATGACTGTTTCCGTAAGTTTTGACATAAGGGCATCCCAGAGCTCTGAATTATTCCACATTGTAGATTTGGCTGCAATGTAGTTCTTAGAACTTCCACCCTCTAACATATAGCTTGCCAGCGTAAATGGAGCTCCAGAAAAACCGATTAGAGGTCTATCGGTAAGTTTTTTCTTTATCAACTGGATAGTTTCAAGAACGTAAGGAAGATCTTCAGAAGGGTTTGGAACTTTAAGCTTTTCAACATCGCTAATAGTTTCAACTTTCGGCTCTAAAACAGGGCCTTTACCTTCGACAAAGTTAACGCTTATTCCCATTTTTTCAACAGGAACTAAGATATCAGAAAAAAGAATAGCTGTATCAACGCCAATCTCTTCAATTGGTATCAAAGTAACTTCTGCTGCGAGTTTGGGATTTTTACACAAATCCATAAAGCTACCAGCCTGAGCCCTTATTTTTCTATAACGTTCAGAGTATCTTCCTGCTTGTCTCATAATCCATATTGGAGTATAGTCGGTCCTTTCTCCTCTTGCAGCTTTTAAAATTGGATGGTCTTTCATCTTTGAACTCCTTTTTTAGGTAAGTCTTCAAGAATTCCTTTTTTTCTTAACTCCAATTTTCATTTTGATAGGAACGTAATTACAGATTGGATCTTCCTGCATGTAGTCCCCATATTCCCAGTAAGCCCTTACTCTACAACCATTGCATATTTTTACATATTCGCAGCTGCCGCACCTACCTTTAAATTCTTCTATCTTTCTCATATCTTGCATTATCTTTGACTCAAACCAAGCTCTGTGGAATGGAACTTCAAAAACGTTTATATCCGAAATAGGGAAATAGCTACAAGGTTTTAGCCATCCGTGGCAGTCAATGTAAGCGATGTACTGTCCAGCTACGCACCCCTTCCCGCCACCAGTTCCAAAGACAAGATTTCTTCTTTTAAGATCTAATCCGTCCCTTTTAGCATTTTGGTTAAAGATTCTGTAATAATGGGGAGCGCAAGTAGGTCTTACTAAAATGGTATTATCCCCTTTCAAAATTAACTCTTTCTCAAGCTCATAATGCCAGTTTAGCCAATATTCAGATTCTTTCTCATCTAAAAGTTCAGCGTTGGCTTCTTCTCCTCTTCCAACAGGTAAAACTAAAAACATGTACCAAGCTCTAGCACCAAGTTCTCTTGCTTTTTTGTAAACGTTTGGAATGTCAAAAGCGTTTCTCTTAGTGAAAGAGGAATTTATGAGAAATGGAATGTTGTGCTTTCTAAAAAGTTCTGCTGCTTTAATTACTCCTTCAAAAGCTCCAGGCTGTTTTCTAAAGTCGTCGTGAATTTCAGCAGTTGAACCATCAAGCGATAAAGAAACCATTTTTATTCCGACTCTTTTCATTTCTCTACAAACTTCATCGTCAACAAGAACTCCATTTGTAGCAATACACATTCTAAAACCTTTTTCTGTTCCATAAGCAGCAATGTCCCAAAGGTCTTCTCTTAAAAGAGGTTCTCCACCGGTTAGAACAACTGTCGGTTTGGAGAGTTTTCCAATATCGTCAAGAAGTTTCTTTGCATCTTCAAAAGAAAAATCTCCTTGTTCAGACTCCATAGTAGAAGAAGAACGGCAATGAATGCATTTTAAATTACAACGCCTTGTAACTTCCCATGCTATCCATTTAGGTAAAAACT belongs to Desulfurobacteriaceae bacterium and includes:
- a CDS encoding 4Fe-4S binding protein; protein product: MDKVKRQVILCQDGSPFVPQYPGGINVARCNGCGECVKVCSQNCIELQEIKGKKVAVIVSLEYCIGDGMCKLVCPNDAFL
- the hemE gene encoding uroporphyrinogen decarboxylase; its protein translation is MKDHPILKAARGERTDYTPIWIMRQAGRYSERYRKIRAQAGSFMDLCKNPKLAAEVTLIPIEEIGVDTAILFSDILVPVEKMGISVNFVEGKGPVLEPKVETISDVEKLKVPNPSEDLPYVLETIQLIKKKLTDRPLIGFSGAPFTLASYMLEGGSSKNYIAAKSTMWNNSELWDALMSKLTETVIEYLSSQIKAGVDLIQIFDSWMGVLSKEDYEKFVFPYTERIVNELKKRHPETPIIHFGVNAAHLLEVNNKLNVDVIGLDWKTEISFVLSKIDKSIQGNLDPVALFADEKTIEEKVRKILQEGLKAKGHIFNLGHGILPPTDPKKAKFLVDTVHKISKELR
- a CDS encoding radical SAM protein, which translates into the protein MATKEEFLPKWIAWEVTRRCNLKCIHCRSSSTMESEQGDFSFEDAKKLLDDIGKLSKPTVVLTGGEPLLREDLWDIAAYGTEKGFRMCIATNGVLVDDEVCREMKRVGIKMVSLSLDGSTAEIHDDFRKQPGAFEGVIKAAELFRKHNIPFLINSSFTKRNAFDIPNVYKKARELGARAWYMFLVLPVGRGEEANAELLDEKESEYWLNWHYELEKELILKGDNTILVRPTCAPHYYRIFNQNAKRDGLDLKRRNLVFGTGGGKGCVAGQYIAYIDCHGWLKPCSYFPISDINVFEVPFHRAWFESKIMQDMRKIEEFKGRCGSCEYVKICNGCRVRAYWEYGDYMQEDPICNYVPIKMKIGVKKKRNS